From Rutidosis leptorrhynchoides isolate AG116_Rl617_1_P2 chromosome 3, CSIRO_AGI_Rlap_v1, whole genome shotgun sequence, a single genomic window includes:
- the LOC139897058 gene encoding uncharacterized protein translates to MTESSKIHPAIIVNNIKNFIPNTLEMETGQYSFWSGLFKNHCRAYEVLDHIIPTTTDNSSSTTPPTPPPARIASWARLDAIVLQWIYGTISLDLLCTVYKDDSTAQQAWDRLKGVFHDNRNSCAVHLQHQFANIRIDNFPDSSAYCQELKIIADQLGNIGAAIEEDRLVLQLVTGLNDSYLSLKSIISHQEKLPSFYEARSMLILEESHKQQLATQAASNAATTLVSSTTPSNFPPAGRGRNQGTPSFNGGFSNIQQQWAYGPWAWSNANWAIPPCPFPTTPWTRPQLSNGQPGILGPRPSANYANSVVSQPTDLESAMHTMTLNPPDENWYLDIGATSHMTNNQGISEGDPNNVV, encoded by the exons atgaCCGAATCATCCAAAATACACCCTGCTATCATAGTCAATAACATCAAAAACTTCATACCAAATACTCTAGAGATGGAAACAGGCCAATACTCTTTCTGGTCGGGCTTGTTTAAAAATCATTGTCGAGCCTATGAAGTTCTCGATCACATCATTCCGACCACCACTGACAATTCATCGTCCACCACTCCACCCACTCCACCACCTGCACGAATAGCATCTTGGGCACGCTTAGATGCTATCGTTCTTCAATGGATTTACGGAACCATCTCTCTTGATCTACTCTGTACCGTATACAAAGACGACTCAACGGCCCAACAAGCTTGGGATCGATTGAAAGGGGTTTTTCACGATAACAGAAACTCCTGTGCTGTTCACCTTCAACACCAATTCGCGAACATTCGCATCGACAATTTTCCTGATTCCTCAGCCTACTGTCAGGAACTCAAAATAATAGCCGATCAATTGGGAAATATCGGCGCTGCAATTGAAGAGGACAGATTGGTCCTGCAGCTTGTTACTGGTCTGAATGATTCGTATTTGAGTCTCAAATCCATCATATCTCATCAAGAAAAATTACCGTCTTTTTATGAAGCTAGATCGATGCTTATACTCGAAGAATCTCATAAACAACAACTTGCAACTCAGGCAGCCTCCAACGCTGCCACCACCCTTGTTTCTTCAACAACACCATCGAATTTCCCACCTGCTG GGAGAGGTCGTAACCAGGGTACTCCTTCATTTAATGGTGGATTCTCCAACATTCAACAACAGTGGGCATATGGCCCTTGGGCCTGGTCAAATGCTAATTGGGCTATTCCTCCATGCCCTTTTCCAACTACTCCATGGACCCGTCCACAGCTCAGTAATGGTCAGCCCGGTATATTGGGCCCTCGACCTAGTGCAAATTACGCAAATTCTGTTGTTTCTCAGCCAACGGATCTAGAGTCTGCAATGCACACAATGACGTTAAACCCGCCCGATGAAAACTGGTACTTGGATATAGGAGCCACGTCCCACATGACCAACAATCAAG GAATTTCCGAAGGGGACCCCAATAATGTGGTGTAA